The genomic interval TTCATTAGCTTTGAGTCTGGCGGGTTGATGTGGGCCAAGCGtgaataaaatacaaatgcgATTTGTGAAGGCATTTTCCTCACATACGATttgccatttattttcaaattgatttcatcACGATTgctatttttgtatatttttgcaatTGGGACTGCCAAAACACTCTAGAATAagcatttatataatataaaagttGAAAAATGTAGCATTCAAAaacatattattaaaaatagtttttctttCATCACTTTGAAAAAAGACTTTTATCTTCATAATACAACtgaatttataatatatttaatattatataattaatatggaATCGTCTCGTGCACTTGAAATAACCATGTTCAAAATTTCCAATCCTTAATCCTTAATCTTAGATCAACTCGGCTATTCATCCTTATCCAGAAATAAATAATCTTTGGAATCGGTTAAGCCTCCTATTCCTGACACATCCATTTGAAACAACCATGATACCCGCTTGACCTCTTTTCTAAGGGTTCATTGCACTAACACGTAAAAACATAATTGCACTTTCAAATGGAAAttttagataaataaatatatttgcctaTATTTGCCTGACTAAAGTAACAATGAAttacataaaaacaataatgaaaatgcaaataaatattgtaataataatataaaatattcataataaacaatttgaataataatgAAACAAATGACAACAATACACTTTGTTAGCTGCGGATGACTTTCTGGCTTatccaaaattgaaaataaaaacaatgttatatctgtatttgtgtgcatgtgtgtttgtgtgcacaCTAATGCGATGTGACTGCTAGTTGAGCATCAGCCTGCAATTATTGTTCATTTTGTTACTGCTGTTGTATTGTTTTTGCACCCactgtgtttttgtttgcttacACCATACACCACGCGTGTCCCTTAGCTGAGAAGTCGACGCAGCCATGCATGTAATGGATAAAAGCATCTGTCGGAAGCGCTATATTAGCACTCGTCCTTTGTTTCAGTAATTAGCCACGGGTTGCTACTAACAATTGATATTTTATTCTCAAATAAGTACATCTTCCTTAAGGCCACGCGTAGATTAAGGCCGCAGGTTCTTGACTGCCGCTGCAGCATTTGGCCTATAATCCGCAAACGCAAAATGGACCTAAACCTGGGCCTTTTTCACCTGCTAACCGACAGGCCACCGCGTTTTAGGCAGCCCCCTTTGTTCACAATCCACTTTTGGTGGCAGATTAGTCAAATTGGTTTCTCGGCTGCCTTTTCACTGCGTTTTTAACTGGCACCTGATGGCCAAGTTATGTGCTCTAAGCCGCAAGGTATTACACCACTCTCAGCGAACGGCAATGCCGGCAGCGCCGATAAATTGAAGTCTTGGCAAAAAGGTGTGACTGTAATTCTGTAGACGACAATTATggaaatcaaatcaaagcgGCGACACAAAAAGTTTGATTTGTAAGGAGTCAAAAAGAAATGTATGTACtggaattaaattttaatttaaagtctGCCTATTTACATTACCTTAACTTAAAGCAAGGAAATACAGGGACATATGGAGTACCAGACAGACGTTAAAACCCTTCACAGTTGCTCATATTTCGCAGTGAACTCAATTTCAGGACCTTAAATATAACCTATTGATAACCTCCTACATAATTCTGAGAAAACATTGTACCGCTTCCTTACAATGTAATTATTGCCATTACTAcataaattaaagcttttgttCGCTAAGATCTGGGCACAACACTGGGAACTTACCCTTATGCGGAATTCATTTCCCTTTTGTCGGCAATATCATTAGCAACATTTTGTGCTTGCCGTCCAGAGAGACGACGGAACCCTTTTGGGAACCAAAAAGGTGGGCACATAAATTGAATTCTCTAATTATGCAGCAACGTGTCGGCCGGCAACATTTGCTAATTGCTTATAAATTGTTGaattgtttaatgtttttaacAGCTGACTGGCAAAAAGGGGTTAATGACGAGCATCCCACGGGGACGATAACTTCAGCTAGGACACATTTTGGGCGGGAATTCACGCCGTGCCAGGCAATTAAGAGGCGCAACAAATGGTCATTCTGTGTTAATTAGCCGCCTGCCTAGTAGCTGCCGGTTGTTCCTGGTGATTAGTTACAGCCATCGCATATTGATGCCAGCTAATCGCATTGGTTGCCGAAACATGTTTAGCTACTTAGTAGCCGGCAGGCTGATTGACCGAGCGATGCGGCCTAATGAAATGGCACATGACTGCCGCAATGTTGCCGCAACTATCCAAGTCGGATCCTTGAGGTGGCGCACACAGACGGAAATTAATTAGAATGacaaaacctaattttcgccCAACAACTCAAACAAACCAATGTCAACACCTTTTTGGCTGCCACTCGTTCGTAAGCAACACGAAAACACACATGACCGCGTTGAGCCTGTCTTCGAATCTAGAGCTAGGCAATCAATcacagaaattaaaaataatcgcTTAAAGGGAAAAACTAGACTGCTGAACTGAAAGAACACCGAAAAGAAAATCTAGTTAAGGCGTAAGCACGCTGAAATAGTAAgtcttataccctgtatttatGTTGCAAGTCGAGTAGAACACATTGGTAATGCTTGCCATATTAATACATCTACTGTAAAAACTAGTATTGCACTGGGAAAATCAAAAGTAGTTATTACGATAATAAAAGTATTTAtcttacaaaattaaaatatacataatatattttatttgctatAAGAAAAGTCGTAACCAATACAGTAAAGCAAAAGCTCCATACCAATACAGAagaaacatttttcattttaacgCACCTCACTTTTTTTACAAGCATCCATTTCACCTTATTGAAAAATAGGtgttaatttgaaaatatagaaaaaatgcTATAATAAATTTCCCTACTTGATCCCAAATACCATAAAATCCTGCCATAAACTGTTATATTGTGTATGCTCGAGCTACAGAATTAAAAAAGAACTACCGAGTAccgatattatatatataaacatcgattatttaattattaatttatgacGCCCAAAATAAAATAGCATGGCTTTTATTcgattttgtaaatatatgccCTTTTATTTTGTGCTACAGGGCAAAAGAAGCAAACACGTGAGCTAAAAAATcgacaacaaataaatacatttatctTCATACGCCCCAAGGGATGTACAGAaagttgtttggcttttgttttttgcagtTCGTCCACTTTATTTGCTTCCTCTCGCAGGTTGGCCAGACATAAGTAAACACAATCGCACAAAAGTCAATTTCCGGCACTTGGCAAGAACCCGTGTATATACTGAAAAAAACggaatgcacacacacacacacactcgctagCCAAATAAttcacaaatacacacacatattgatAGACGCACACACCCGCAGCATGTAGTTTGAACAAGGAGtcaattgtattttgttgcatattatacaaatatttcgaTTGTAATTATGCAAACAAAGTTATTTACTTATAGGTTATGCTATTTACAGAATGCCTCATTAGCGCGAACTAAAGAGCATAAACACACCTTTCCGGTAGTATTTGTTATTTGGGACGCTTAAAGTTAATTAGTATTAAGACACAACTTAAAAATTAGTAAAAACTGCCTTGCGGTGGTAATTCTCCTTGATCGTCGCGTCCTGCCTTACTTTAGCAAAAAGTCCATTTCTGATTTTGTGGTTGACATGTACTGATCCAGCTCATTGTCCAAATCCTCGCGCTTTACTTCCCTACGCTGCGGCTTACCTAGGTTGAGAGGACAAGAAGAAAAACCAAGGATTAATACGGCAGTTTTCGGGCACAGCAGTATAATAAATTCCATGTTGAGTAACTAGGCGCTCTCGTCCAGCCAGATATCCGGTGAGCTGTGCTTGTAACGCTTTTACCTGCAACCGTGCGACCACCACGACCACGACTACGTCCGCGACGACCCTGTTGTAGTTGGTTTGGTTTGACACCCTCAGTGATGatattcttcttcttgttaCCATTTCTATTGGCGCCCCTGGCCACTGTGACACCTGTCCGTTGTAGGCTGCGTCCGCGACGACGTGCCCCGACAGGACCGGCTCCCTTTTGCCGTCCATTTGATgaagcagcagcgccagcagcaaccTTTCCCTGGCGTGCCCGAGATCGTGAGCGTGACCGGGAACGCGAGCGATGCGtggcagcagaagcagcatcaacagcagcagcagcggcacgtACAGCAGATCTGAATTAGAAAACAAGATATAATATACCAACGCATTCTTggataaataaagaaacaaatttaacTTACCTTCCACGTGCACGTCCTTTGCGTCCGCgtccaccagcagcagctttcaCTGTCTTCTGCGCAGTGTTCGACGAATTGCGACGCTTATCGATGCGTCCGGCTGTGACGCCGCGCATCTGGCTGTTGCCACGACGATTGCCACGTCGCTTATTGGCTGCTCCTtttgcagctgcggctgctgctgctgccacgccAGGACGCACGCCCAGACGTTGCTTAACTGAAACACGACCCGGTGCAcgtccgccgccgccgccggcacTAACGCCTCTGCCACCGTTAGCCGACAGCTGACGACGTCCACGGCTCTGGGCACGACCGACGCTTTGGGAACGTCCACGGCTCTGATCGCGTCCGCGACTTAGCGAACGGGCACGTCCACGACTGCGTGAACGACCGCGTGACTGTAGTTGTGGaaggggctgctgctgctgccgctggcgaGATAAGCCACGCCGACGTTGAGCCACACGCTCTGCTGCGCCGCCCACAACGGGTCGGCGCAGCCCCAGGCGCTGGCCCAATCCACCGGCCGCCGCGCTGGAGCGTcgggcgctgctgctgctacggcGTGCACgtccgttgttgttgttggcaatcAGATCGGCGCGCATGCTATTTATGTGATTGAAGTTGTAGAGGCGGAATAAGCAGAAGATAGATGTGTTTTACATATGTTGTTGTAGCACTTGGCACTTTGATTCAAAAGCTGCTCGCAAGCAATCTTCCGACTTGGACTGAATCTGAATCAgtcaacaacagctacaagtGTGTGTTTGGTTTATTGGTGATGCTTACGTTGCCAGGCGAGTGCCGTTGTTTGAGCGAACGGGCTTTCCATTGGCTCCCAGGCGGAGCGCTTTGATGCCGCCAAGGCGTGCGCTGGCGCCGCCAGCAGTTGTCCGCAAGCTTCTCTGTAAGATGCATAAGGTTTGTGAtggattttttgttttgcgtttACAAATTGAATTCGACTTGACGCTGCTCAAGCGCTAGCGGTTCAGTGTGTGTGAATTCAATAGAAGTCTACTACAAGTgggtttatttatattgaggTCTATTTCTGGGCTGATCTTGGCTGCTCTGCTCTGAACCTGGCTGGGCTGGGCACTGTTGCTCGCTAGCTATGAAAACAGGCTGTCTGTATCTAGTGCTCTATTATTAAGCAGAATGCACAAATCCTTTGCTGACGCTGCTCATCTGCTCATTTGCTGctctttgccattttttttattgccttgCCCAGCCACACAGAACGGCACTGGATACGTTTAAACGCCTGCGTTTGTCATTTGTTCAGTCAGTTCATGGCCTCAATCCCAGAGTAATTACTGTggtggttttttgttttgttttttgttaagaCACATACGCGCTTCAATTTGAGGGCCGTCTGTACGGTGTGCTTCCTTTTGAACTCCTGCAGCAGCCGCGAATTGGCCACCGATGGGGCTGCGTCCACAATGCGACGACTGCGGCTGCGCGAGCGGCTCCGACGTCCGCGTGCCGCTGCCGGCGGCTGTTGCTGGCGAGATTGCATTTGCGTGAAACGCTCGTTTAGCGATATGCCAGTCTGCaccattttaaatattcaattgaTGTGCTCTTGATTATGTTCTTGAATCCTGTTAGACGAGTCCTCCtccttttgttttcctttaaGCTTTGACTGTGGCCACAGTTGAACTGTGTCTGGATGTGCGTGCGTTGAAACTTGATTTGCAACTGTAAGTGAAGATCCAAAAGTTGGTTAGTTTTATACGCCTAAGACATCACAGCAGGTACTAAAATAACGTGTAGACAGGTAGGCAaattgcagcagctggcaaataCTCCGCCATAGAAAAGAAGATTAACCAGCCCAAGAAAACGCCAGATGTCACAGCTAAATTGTTACAATAAAATCCATCTGCAGTGGATGCAATTTCCTTAGTCCTATTTATCGGACTATATTGAATAATAATCCAATGTTAAGCTGAAGCACACATTTTTAACTTAGTTTCTCTGCAGCGAGAAAGCGAATCCGAATTCGACCTCTAATGATTAAGCATTTATATGATCGAAGATATTTTCCTCGAGGATATACTATATTAACTATAAATACGGATATAAtttcttgtatatatatatctgccatcgcacacgcatacacaaacacatacacacacacacttttatatatatggaaatgaGTTCATTTGTGGCATGCGCGGATGTATTCTAATTATATACACAGtttccacaacaacaacaacaacaacaatattgaCTCATTGATGGATACACAAATGTTACAGTGCATTTCTAATGCAATATGTGTCTATAATGATACTTAAATGAATATAAGGTGAATTTACTTACATTATAGTTGTCCTTTTGTTCGTTTTGTTGGGGTTTCTCTCTATGGGCTGAAGCTGCGtcgaatttcacaatttcaatTGTGTATTTGCACGTATAAACGCCTATACTGATTGAGTTTTTCCACTTCAAACTTTTATTTGCATGCCATTAATAGATTTTCAGCTTCGCACAGTTTTATATTATAAGATATTCCAGcggaaattatattttctgcTCACAGTTTTGACAAAGAATGCAAAACGCAAAAGGTACAGCCTTCTCTTGAACAAGTTCGATTAAACTATTCAATAAACCCAATAAAGAAACTAGTTCATTTATCATTGGTCGTTCAATTAATTGCTAAATATCGCAAGCTAGATCACATATCGATAGTTTTACAATAAGGAATTCTAAATTTACACCATAAATAagcaattttgtttataacaaGACTGCTTgaactttattattaaatattaataaaaacttaaCATCAATTAACATtatcatattatttaaaataaatgatgcATTGTTTTTACTGTGTAAAATCAAGttaggtggcaacgctgcttTAAGCATTTCAGCATTGGTATTTTGTCGCAAACAAAATATGGTTACACTGGTAGtgtaatatttgttatttaggTTTATTTTTTGAGCATATGTTATTAATCATCGAAATGGTGCATGTATAGTATTTGCACAGCTGGCACGAGTTAAGGTTGTGCCACCAATCAGCAGCATAACTTCACGTTCACTAAAACACAGACGCAGCGGCACGCGACTTTTTGTATAATGTAAACAAACTTCCCGAGACATAACCCAAGCAAAACGCTGTCTTCAGTATTTGTTGTTGGGACTGCTGTTGATCAGCTAATATTATGCAAAAACAAGTTTTGCGCGGTTATTGAACCTATGACACTTGACTTTGCCGGCTAGAACGCCCGAGGCGTGATTATTTGGCAGCTTAGTTCACATCGGCGTTTGAACGTGTCAGCCAATTCAGTTCGAACCTTAAGCCAAACGGTGCAGAGCACACAGCCGGAACACAGAAATAGCCACATGTACGTTTACAAGATGAGCAATCGCGCACCGGAGCTGATTATATGGTAATATGCGAAAATGAATGTGTTGCTGCTGACTGATAATGTGCTTGTGTTTGCTTTGCAGCTCCTTTATAATCGCCAGCTTGCTGGTGATACACTTCTTCACGGACCTGTTGCGTGTCACGCTGGCGGGCACCTATGCGCTGGATGTGACACTGTCGCAGCTTATAGAAGCACAGTCCAAGGACTATGCATGGCTGCTTAAGCTGCTAGTCAACTGTTTCGGTTACAGCTGCGTCTTCGTGCCCGGCTATCTCATCTACAAATATGTGCAGCGCACTAATTACCTCGAACGCGGCAATAAGACGTTCCTGCACACAGCCGTCAATATGTGCATCACGGGCAATACCAGCTACGAGGCAGTGGATGTTATTCACGTAGGCAGTAGCAGCGGCATCGGTGGGATAACGGACCGTGAACGTCCAAGCAAACGCACCAGTTCCCAGGAGGCCGTGCAGCTGCTTTGGTGCTTTGGCGGTCTTATGGTCTCCTATTTAACCTGGGGTGTGCTGCAGGAGAAGATTATGACGCAAAATTATCTGAATTTCGCTGGCGAGAGTGCCAAGTTTAAGGACTCGCAGTTTTTAGTCTTTGCCAATCGCCTGCTGGCCTTCTTCGTGGCACTCTTCTATCTGCAATGGCAGCCTGCCCCGACGCGACATCGCGCCCCTCTGTACAAGTATTCGTATGCCTCGTTCTCGAATATCATGAGTGCCTGGTTCCAGTATGAGGCTCTCAAGTTTGTCAACTTTCCAACACAGGTGCTGGCCAAATCCTGCAAAATCATACCCGTAATGCTGATGGGCAAAATCATGTCCAAAGCCAAGTATGAATCGTATGAATATGTGACGGCCGTGCTCATCTCCTTGGGCATGATATTCTTTATGAGCGGCTCCTCCGAAAACAACAAGGTCAGCGGTGTGACCACCTTGACGGGCATCTTTCTGCTCTCCATGTACATGGTGTTCGACAGCTTCACGGCCAACTGGCAGGGCTCGCTTTTCAAGAGCTACGGCATGAGCTCAATCCAAATGATGTGCGGCGTCAATTTGTTCTCGTCCATCTTCACTGGCGCCTCGCTTTCGATGCAGGGCGGCTTTATGGACTCCCTGGCGTTTGCTACAGAGGTAAGCTACCCCACAATAAGTAGACTTGAATaccaatttattattaatagctTGAGGAAAACCTGAATATTAACGGGCTAAAATCATGATAAGCTAAATACTAGTTGCTAATTAAGTAGACTAATATATTGTACATTTTAATTAGCATGTtgttataatataatatgaaaGGGGTATTCTATTGAAAATGCGTGTAACAAGCCGGCAAATGTGTTTAGTTTATTGTACAAGGCAAAAATGCAGAATAAGTTATATAGAGAGTATGAACAGAGACCAAATTTATTAGATCAATACAATACCTATAACCAAAGCATCAAATTTTCATTCATGAGCATCACGTAGTAAGGCAATAATTATAGGGGCATTTTGTTATATGCCTACAGTTGATTCTTCTGTTGTGCAGTCTAGTCTCAAACACAGCATAATTTCTTCATATAGTTGTTTGCTTATTGATTGCGTATTTAGATTAgcattgtatattttaaattggAATTTCTAACAGCTAACCGaactattttgtttaatttatagcATCCCAAGTTTGTCTTCGACATGGTTGTTCTATCCATATGCTCTGCGGTCGgccaattgtttatttatcacACAATTGATGTGTTTGGCCCAGTTGTGTTTACCATCATAATGACAGTTCGCCAGGTGAGTGCCTCAAacacaatacacacatacacatacatactcaCTGAAGTCTCACCTGTTCTAGGCTGTTGCCATCATGCTTTCCTGCTTCATTTATCAACACAGCATTTCGGTGCTGGGCATCTTTGGAGTGCTCATCGTTTTTCTGGCCATCTTTTTGCGCGTGTACTGTAATCAGAAATTGCGGGCGAAACGCAAGCGTGCCGAGGCGAACAAGCCCAGAACAGCTGTGTAATTAGCGTGCAGTTTAATTCTGGTTGAATTTCCAAAGCTGATCCCATCTTAGTTATAGGCAACCTATGAATATCCAGACTTTTGTTTAACATGCGCAGCTAGCCGAATATTCCTAATTGTATAGTTATGTTTTGTAGTTCTAAGTCAACCAGTAGATACCAACCAAGTCTCGAGGcttcaaaaaaaattgtatatgtgtgcttAAATTAATGTAAATGTAATATTATTGCAATTGTCAACGTAAAAACCAGGGGTAGTTTTACTGTATCGCTTAAGACTAAGGTGTaacttgcatattttttttataaatatatgaatgtgttttaattattatttcatttgtttcaATTGCAGAACATGACATATGCACCATTTTTAGTTTCTGTAACTAAAAGACTTCTTCCCTGAGtctttctttaaaaattaaagacAGTCTGTTGGCATACGCTAGAATATCTTAAATTTTTAGCATGTTATACATAGGTTATTGCCATATATGTGTTATATGTCACAGTTTTGAAAATGATAGTTATTACATCTGCCCTTTCTCTGCAGTTGTCTGCGTAGCTCGCATCGCCAAGAAACATAATGAATGAAGGTGGTTCCCAGCGCAGTCATCGCGACATTGACCCACTTATctagtattatttttttggcaacatATAGTTTCGAGTTTTTTGGCATCATCGTCAAGTTAGAGCTCCCTATAGCTGGCTGGTTAGttggttgttggttgttggttTTTGACACGGGTCAACGCACAAGACTCGTCGCTTGTAACTTGTTTTCTGAGCCATGTGGGCGAAACGATGTTGCTGCAGATcgtaatgatgatgatgatgatgagttTGCCCGCTGGTTGAGTTTGCGTGGGCGTCCCAAATTAGCATTTGTATCAAAAACAATGCGAATGCGCTGGAAAAATTCAAGCCAATAAAAAAGGGCATTATGCAATCGCCTGCCTTCTAAGGGAAAACAGCAAATTTGCCAGTTGTTAGCAATTTTAGTTGGCTTTTTTTTGCGTACATGCATAGGTGATAAATTGGGGCGTGCTCAGCGCTAGCGGCATAGTCCGTTGCGAACAGGCCACCGAAATAGAAGTACCGCAaagcaagcaaagcaaaaagaaTCCTTCAAATATGCAGCTCATCAGCCTGCTCCTGCTTGGTGCACTCGGCTATTCTGTGGCCGCTTCCCGTAGCTATTACTACGGCTCCAATTACCCGCAGCGTCGCGCACCGCCTGCCGTCTACAACTACAACTCACAGAGCAGTCGCTATAGTCGACAGAGCAGCAGCGAATCAGACAAGGAGAATCCCAAGTTTGCTGGTGCTGCGAATCAGGAGCTTGACGAACTGAGCTCCGATGCGGGCGACAACCGATCGCTGCTGCTCAAGAAGAAGCTAAAGAAACTGTATCGGCCTtatgcggcggctgctgctgctgcttcgtaTGGCTATGGAAGACCTTGCACACCTTTCGGACGCGACGCCGGTGGCCAACAAGATCCGCCTGAACAGGGACGTTTTCTGTTCGACGTGAATGTGTACAATGTTTATTCAGGCGCTGGCGGTTGTCGTGGATATGGTGGATTTGGTGGATTGGGTGGCGGTGGTCTGGGTGGATTAGCCGGATTGGGAGGGCTAGGTGGCGGCTTGCTATCGGATCCCATATCTCCAGTTGCTCCACTGCcggtgccagtgccagtgcgtCCCTATGCACCTTTTGCCACCTGGCTGTCGCTTTTTGCGCCCGGCATTTTGCAAAACAGCCTGGCCGCTACAGTGCCCGCTGCGCCGTACGCTGATCCACTTCCAGTGCGTCCCGCGTCTGCTGGCGGCGACTTGCAAAGCGACCCGGCCGTGGACCCCAACTTTAATCCCGTTCCAGTGCGTCGCCCAGTGCCCAATCGCGTGTACTATGACTCTGCAGGCGCGGTAAGTCTGGCCACGACTCTAGATTAAGCCATATACTCAAATTTCTATTTGCAGCCGCCTGTCACGCCGGGACAGCTTCTGGGTGGTGTCTCGACGACGGTCAATGGAATAATTCAGCAGCTAACCGGTCAAGTGCAGCCGGTCTACCAAACAGGCGCATATCGTGCCAGGAATAATCGCAGCAGCTATGGCTAAGCCGCAATGCGGGATTCATAACGAAATCGATTAGTATTTAAATGTgattatatattaagtaataTTGTAGaataatattgaatatatgaaatataattaaaatattaaaaccatTCCAAGTCTTTGCTAGttgaatacaaattttatatttacaaaacaaaaactcatACTCTTGTGAAACTGAGCTCTACTGATTGTAAGACACATATCTGTTCCCATAAGGGACACCGATATTTTCGTTCtaattattgtattataatactacaataataatatttaattataataataatttgttggaCCACTTCCGTATTACTGGACAATAAAGCTAagatatttacaataaatattaaaaaatatatgcatatatatccACATAATCTAATAAGAGAATAAGTAATTAATTTAGCTCCCGTCCGTCTATAAAATAGTCGTTCGCAAACTTTTCAATTGCAAGTTTTATTACGCATATGTTCAAAACTCtcatcatatcatatcatatcatccAGCTTTGTGGGGAGAATCGGTCAAAAATAAGGTAATATATAAACACGTAAACACAACACACATAAGGCGActcattatttataaaaaaaaagtacaccTTTCTCACTCACCTTTCTTTCCTTCTCTGAAATATTACATTTCGCGTATTCAAGTCATGTTCGcagattttgtatttttgtagaGTGCAAAATGGTgcaaaaaaaagagaacatAATTACGGAAAGGGACCAAAAGGACGTTTctctatattatttatgtatagcTTAAGTGTCAGATATCCTTCTGATGTCTTAAGCTtctaaatcaaataaaaataaatacttttaagaaaaattaaaaaaagtacAACTAAAAAAGAATTGTACTGGCAGCTTATATTTTAGCCGACAATtattctaaaaatattttcgtgAGCCATTTACAATTACTTTGTgagaaacaataaaattatatataaatgtatatctaAGGCGAACCTGTGCTTAGATTAAGTGGTCCCATAAATTGCCTTTATGCTGCATAGCATAGCATTAAAGGCGATGAATAATCTTACATTCTGTTCCTCCCCCGGCTCGAGATATTAGTCAGGCACGTACAATATAAATCTCGCATCATTGGCCATAAAATTTATGCACGTCGCGTTTAGCTCATTaaaatcaagaagacaacaatacagcaatagcaacaactatAACGATGACAAGGACAACGCATCCGTAGCAACAAGAGAAACCGGATTTTGTAGGGGCTTTCCAGGCTTCACATGTTTTGTATATTTCGTGTATTTAACAATCTGGATTTTCAGtacaaaaagtaaaagctAACTAGACGTAAAAATCACATTCTGCTCTGATTATCGGCCAAAGaagccgccgccaccgccataGCCGccattataataattatt from Drosophila virilis strain 15010-1051.87 chromosome 2, Dvir_AGI_RSII-ME, whole genome shotgun sequence carries:
- the LOC6629459 gene encoding serine/arginine-rich splicing factor 4, encoding MVQTGISLNERFTQMQSRQQQPPAAARGRRSRSRSRSRRIVDAAPSVANSRLLQEFKRKHTVQTALKLKRRSLRTTAGGASARLGGIKALRLGANGKPVRSNNGTRLATMRADLIANNNNGRARRSSSSARRSSAAAGGLGQRLGLRRPVVGGAAERVAQRRRGLSRQRQQQQPLPQLQSRGRSRSRGRARSLSRGRDQSRGRSQSVGRAQSRGRRQLSANGGRGVSAGGGGGRAPGRVSVKQRLGVRPGVAAAAAAAAKGAANKRRGNRRGNSQMRGVTAGRIDKRRNSSNTAQKTVKAAAGGRGRKGRARGRSAVRAAAAAVDAASAATHRSRSRSRSRSRARQGKVAAGAAASSNGRQKGAGPVGARRRGRSLQRTGVTVARGANRNGNKKKNIITEGVKPNQLQQGRRGRSRGRGGRTVAGKPQRREVKREDLDNELDQYMSTTKSEMDFLLK
- the sll gene encoding adenosine 3'-phospho 5'-phosphosulfate transporter 1 → MYVYKMSNRAPELIICSFIIASLLVIHFFTDLLRVTLAGTYALDVTLSQLIEAQSKDYAWLLKLLVNCFGYSCVFVPGYLIYKYVQRTNYLERGNKTFLHTAVNMCITGNTSYEAVDVIHVGSSSGIGGITDRERPSKRTSSQEAVQLLWCFGGLMVSYLTWGVLQEKIMTQNYLNFAGESAKFKDSQFLVFANRLLAFFVALFYLQWQPAPTRHRAPLYKYSYASFSNIMSAWFQYEALKFVNFPTQVLAKSCKIIPVMLMGKIMSKAKYESYEYVTAVLISLGMIFFMSGSSENNKVSGVTTLTGIFLLSMYMVFDSFTANWQGSLFKSYGMSSIQMMCGVNLFSSIFTGASLSMQGGFMDSLAFATEHPKFVFDMVVLSICSAVGQLFIYHTIDVFGPVVFTIIMTVRQAVAIMLSCFIYQHSISVLGIFGVLIVFLAIFLRVYCNQKLRAKRKRAEANKPRTAV
- the LOC6629457 gene encoding uncharacterized protein — its product is MQLISLLLLGALGYSVAASRSYYYGSNYPQRRAPPAVYNYNSQSSRYSRQSSSESDKENPKFAGAANQELDELSSDAGDNRSLLLKKKLKKLYRPYAAAAAAASYGYGRPCTPFGRDAGGQQDPPEQGRFLFDVNVYNVYSGAGGCRGYGGFGGLGGGGLGGLAGLGGLGGGLLSDPISPVAPLPVPVPVRPYAPFATWLSLFAPGILQNSLAATVPAAPYADPLPVRPASAGGDLQSDPAVDPNFNPVPVRRPVPNRVYYDSAGAPPVTPGQLLGGVSTTVNGIIQQLTGQVQPVYQTGAYRARNNRSSYG